TGAGCGAGTTGCACCGACAGATATTCCTGTGCTCATTCGAGGTGAATCTGGCACTGGTAAAGAATTAGTGGCGACCAAACTACATCAATTATCTTCTAGGAAAGATGGACCTTTTATTACGGTTAACTGTGGTGCTATGGCTGCTGGCTTAATTCAATCGGACTTATTTGGTCATGAAAAAGGTGCCTTTACGGGAGCAACAAGTAACAGGAAAGGCAAAATTGCATTGGCTGACGGTGGTACATTATTTTTAGATGAAATTGGTGATTTACCCGCTGAGTTGCAAGTCAATTTATTGCGTTTTTTACAGGAGGGGTTGTACGACTCAGTGGGCGGCGGCATACCGCAATCGGCTGACGTGCGTATTTTAGCGGCGACTCATGTTGATTTAGAAAGCGCCATTGATCAAGGCCGTTTTAGGTTAGACCTTTATTACCGTTTGAATGGCATAACTATTATTACCCCAAGGTTAAAAGAAAGGCGTGATGATATTATCGGTTTAGCCAATCGATTTATTCGGGTGTATTCGAATGAATATGGACTTGTGACAAAGCCATTATCGCAATCAGCTTGCCATGCACTATTAAACTACCCATGGCCAGGAAATGTCCGCGAGTTAATTAATCGTGTTCGCCGAGCGGTGGTATTGTGCGACACGCCGCAGATAAGTGCACAAAATCTAGAGTTAGCTAATATCGATAAAAAACGCCACATTGCGCTATCGCTTAAAACCTTAAAAGACAATGCTGAAAAACAAGCCTTACAACAGGCTATTTTGATTGCAGACGGTCAAGTTGAGCTTGCAGCAAGTTATTTAGATATTTCAAGGGCAACCTTTTATCGACTCATGGACAAACATCGTTTACCGCTGATGTAATTGGTTTAATTGAGACACTATTTAGTTGCTTATTCAGTCTTAATATTAAGATTGTACCTAAAAATAGAATTAAGCTTTATATCAATAACCTAGCTATTTTTATTCTTAACTTTAAGAATTCCTCTTGATCTAAAAACCGCTATCTATATGAAATTTAATAACTTTCATATTTGGCATAAGGGTTGCTATATCCTTTTATCAAATATGGAAGGAACATCTTATGGAAATCATTAGCCAGGTACATTGCAAATTGTTGCAATTATCATTGAAGCGAGCAATACAGCTCAGTGCGCTATTGCTGGTTGCTCATTCATACGCTGATGATTCAACGGTGATTGGTTCACATGTGATGCAAGGCGCAGGTCGGGCAAGTATCAACCAAGCTGCTGGCGATTTTA
The nucleotide sequence above comes from Shewanella sp. Arc9-LZ. Encoded proteins:
- a CDS encoding sigma-54 dependent transcriptional regulator yields the protein MEPLLMAGFQCNELNEVLSRLDFQLHYIDKYDQNKIPINCALCLIDLRKENLINEINYLVRELDPRVHIIVLINKSQLDIAAITTFIAQYAWDFCTSPIDPERLAKCLGHGIGLSKLKQQHHVPQPELAGKETDPSVYPSDVMQQLFRQVERVAPTDIPVLIRGESGTGKELVATKLHQLSSRKDGPFITVNCGAMAAGLIQSDLFGHEKGAFTGATSNRKGKIALADGGTLFLDEIGDLPAELQVNLLRFLQEGLYDSVGGGIPQSADVRILAATHVDLESAIDQGRFRLDLYYRLNGITIITPRLKERRDDIIGLANRFIRVYSNEYGLVTKPLSQSACHALLNYPWPGNVRELINRVRRAVVLCDTPQISAQNLELANIDKKRHIALSLKTLKDNAEKQALQQAILIADGQVELAASYLDISRATFYRLMDKHRLPLM